From Corvus hawaiiensis isolate bCorHaw1 chromosome 13, bCorHaw1.pri.cur, whole genome shotgun sequence, one genomic window encodes:
- the TRPM1 gene encoding transient receptor potential cation channel subfamily M member 1 isoform X5, whose translation MEGIKKGKLTGSLRRMSGSFKRTSFKGSASGSQRGQKAWIEKTFSKRECIYVIANNKDVTRCCCGQLINQHIPPPPSITANKNGEETKQVEAQPEKWSVSKHTQAYPTDAYGNLEFQGGGHSNKAMYIRVSYDTKPDSLLHLMVKDWQLELPKLLISVHGGLQNFEMQPKLKQVFGKGLIKAAMTTGAWIFTGGVSTGVIRHVGDALKDHSSKSRGRICAIGIAPWGIVENKEDLIGKDVTRVYQTMSNPLSKLSVLNSSHTHFILADNGTLGKYGAEVKLRRQLEKHISLQKINTRLGQGVPVVGLIVEGGPNVISIVLECLQEEPPLPVVICDGSGRASDILSFAHKYSEEGGIINESLRDQLLVTIQKTFNYNRNQAHQLFVILMECMKKKELITVFRMGSEGQHDIEMSILTALLKGTNASAPDQLSLALAWNRVDIARSQIFVFGHHWPPLGSLTAPDGTAPEKEKKSPVPQTKAGRGKGKGKKKGGKAKEEPEEEIDPRKLELLNWVNSLEQAMLDALVLDRVDFVKLLIENGVNMQHFLTIPRLEELYNTRLGPPNTLHLLVRDVKKQQSRGLSWVNLEGNLPPDYHISLIDIGLVLEYLMGGAYRCNYTRKSFRTLYNNLFGPKRPKALKLLGMEDDEPPTKGKKKKKKKEEEIDIDVDDPEVSRFQYPFHELMVWAVLMKRQKMALFLWQRGEESMAKALVACKLYKSMAHESSESELVDDISQDLDNNSKDFGQLAVELLDQSYKHDEQIAMKLLTYELKNWSNSTCLKLAVAAKHRDFIAHTCSQMLLTDMWMGRLRMRKNPGLKVIMGILFPPTILFLEYRSYDDYSYQTSKENEEGKEKEEENADANADTGSRKGDEENGKKKQQSLPIGTKIYEFYNAPIVKFWFYTISYLGYLMLFNYIILVRMERWPSVQEWIVISYIVTLALEKVREILMSEPGKLSQKVKVWLQEYWNITDLVAISVFIVGAILRLQNQPYMGYGRVIYCVDIIFWYIRVLDIFGVNKYLGPYVMMIGKMMIDMLYFVVIMLVVLMSFGVARQAILHPDEEPSWRLARNIFYMPYWMIYGEVFADQIDPPCGDNLYDDDGKRLPPCIPGAWLTPAIMACYLLVANILLVNLLIAVFNNTFFEVKSISNQVWKFQRYQLIMTFHDRPVLPPPMIIFSHIYIIIRRICCRCKKGDGDQDERDRGLKLFLNDEELKKLYEFEEQCVEEYFQEKEDEQQSSNDERIRVTSERVENMSMRLEEVNEREHFMKASLQTVDLRLSQLEELSGRMVNALEKLAGIDKSELTYTRSWASSECDAAYLLRQSSVNSSDGYSMSKYHISGDELTYDDSTTPMSPAMRKKAHSIGTKEDGTDPRMLVPEHQAGLHTSSANAVTTADHSKSTSEIAQNVSRTHSGSGGLGSEKKGVFSSDGMIPQSVNQMNAVTNSQSVAGSDFQNTQLKVERTKLEATISYPLDKSKAMRYFPPETFSACQTTMMKSRSFIFAQGRKLVGGVNNWTSEYSTIMDQVCPSAVEQWATEWKYEVEQQLSQERPPEYLGLISEAERQAEEKQTDTDDDSNVGEAGMSASYTSMPATVKAEKENLLSVKAERTSGFPSVRSKSLHSHSRKAKSVKDKLNRPGHASSVTNLVVAFGSTTEEQKTRQENASTETEC comes from the exons gGCCAGAAGGCTTGGATAGAGAAGACCTTTTCTAAAAGAGAATGCATCTATGTAATTGCCAACAACAAAGATGTTACCAG gtgctgctgtggccaGCTCATTAACCAACATATTCCACCTCCTCCAAGTATAACAGCTaataaaaatggagaagaaacaaagcaagtgGAAGCTCAGCCAGAGAAATGGTCTGTTAGTAAACACACCCAAGCATACCCAACTGATGCCTATGGAAACCTGGAATTCCAGGGAGGAGGACATTCAAATAAGGCCATG TACATCCGTGTATCATATGACACTAAACCAGATtctctgctgcatctcatgGTGAAAGACTGGCAACTGGAACTGCCCAAACTCTTAATCTCTGTCCATGGAGGCCTCCAGAACTTTGAAATGCAGCCTAAATTAAAGCAAGTGTTTGGAAAAGGTCTGATAAAGGCTGCCATGACCACAGGAGCTTGGATTTTCACTGGTGGTGTTAGTACAG GTGTCATTCGTCATGTGGGAGATGCCCTGAAAGATCATTCTTCCAAATCCAGAGGACGAATATGTGCCATAGGAATTGCACCGTGGGGCATTGTAGAAAACAAGGAAGATCTAATAGGAAAAGAT GTAACACGAGTTTACCAAACAATGTCAAACCCTCTAAGTAAGCTCTCCGTGCTCAACAGTTCCCACACCCACTTCATCCTGGCGGACAACGGCACATTAGGTAAATATGGAGCTGAAGTAAAGTTACGGCGTCAGttggaaaaacacatttccctCCAGAAAATTAACACAC GACTGGGGCAAGGTGTTCCTGTAGTTGGGCTCATAGTGGAAGGAGGTCCCAATGTGATCTCCATTGTCTTGGAGTGTCTGCAGGAAGAACCCCCTCTCCCAGTTGTGATCTGTGATGGCAGCGGGCGAGCATCTGACATTCTGTCATTTGCACACAAGTATTCAGAAGAAGGAGG GATAATAAATGAATCTCTTAGGGACCAGCTTCTAGTTACCATCCAGAAAACCTTTAACTACAACAGGAATCAAGCTCATCAGCTGTTCGTCATTCTTATGGagtgcatgaaaaaaaaagaactt ATCACCGTGTTCCGCATGGGCTCCGAAGGGCAGCACGACATTGAGATGTCCATCCTAACTGCTCTCCTCAAAG GTACCAATGCATCTGCTCCAGACCAACTCAGCCTGGCTTTGGCCTGGAATCGTGTAGACATTGCACGGAGCCAGATCTTTGTCTTTGGACACCACTGGCCA CCTTTAGGAAGCCTTACAGCTCCTGATGGTACAGCTCctgagaaggagaagaaatctCCAGTACCTCAGACTAAagcaggcagaggaaaaggaaaagggaagaaaaagggaggaaaagcaaaagaagaacCAGAAGAAGAAATAGACCCAAGAAAACTTGAACTCCTGAACTGG GTGAATTCCCTGGAGCAGGCTATGCTGGATGCACTGGTCCTCGATCGAGTGGACTTTGTGAAACTGCTTATTGAGAACGGAGTGAACATGCAGCACTTCCTGACTATTCCTCGCCTGGAGGAACTTTATAATACT aggCTGGGTCCGCCAAATACGCTGCATTTGCTAGTCAGAGATGTGAAAAAG CAGCAATCCCGGGGACTCAGTTGGGTTAACTTGGAG gGAAATCTTCCACCAGATTATCATATCAGCCTAATAGATATTGGTCTTGTCCTGGAATATCTCATGGGTGGAGCCTATCGCTGCAACTATACTCGGAAAAGTTTTCGGACTctttataataatttatttggaCCAAAGAGG CCAAAAGCTCTTAAACTACTGGGGATGGAG gaTGATGAGCCTCCCAccaaagggaagaagaaaaagaaaaaaaaggaggaagagattGATATTGATGTGGATGACCCAGAAGTCAGCCGCTTTCAGTACCCCTTTCATGAGCTGATGGTGTGGGCTGTGCTTATGAAACGGCAGAAGATGGCCCTCTTCCTTTGGCAGCGAGGGGAGGAATCCATGGCCAAGGCACTTGTGGCTTGTAAACTCTACAAGTCTATGGCCCATGAGTCTTCTGAGAGTGAGCTGGTGGATGACATCTCTCAGGATCTGGACAACAACTCAAA AGATTTTGGCCAGCTGGCTGTTGAACTCTTGGATCAGTCCTATAAACATGATGAGCAGATTGCCATGAAACTGCTGACCTATGAACTGAAAAACTGGAGTAATTCTACCTGCCTGAAGTTGGCTGTGGCAGCTAAACACAGGGACTTCATTGCTCACACCTGCAGCCAGATGCTCCTAACAGACATGTGGATGGGGCGACTGCGCATGCGGAAAAACCCCGGCCTGAAG GTTATAATGGGAAttctcttccctcccaccaTCCTTTTCCTAGAGTATCGGAGTTATGATGACTATTCCTACCAGACGtcaaaagaaaatgaggaaggcaaggaaaaggaggaggaaaatgcg GATGCAAATGCAGATACAGGCTCCCGAAAAGGGGATGaagagaatggaaagaaaaaacaacagagcCTTCCAATTGGAACAAAGATCTATGAGTTCTATAATGCACCTATCGTAAAATTTTGGTTCTACACA ATATCATACCTTGGTTACTTGATGTTATTTAATTACATCATCTTGGTGCGGATGGAACGGTGGCCATCAGTCCAGGAATGGATTGTCATCTCCTACATTGTGACATTGGCTTTGGAGAAAGTCAGAGAG atTCTGATGTCAGAGCCTGGCAAGTTGAGCCAAAAAGTCAAAGTTTGGCTCCAGGAATACTGGAATATTACTGACCTGGTGGCTATTTCAGTATTTATCGTAGGAGCGATTCTTCGCCTGCAGAACCAGCCTTACATGGGTTATGGAAGAGTGATTTACTGCGTAGATATCATTTTCTGGTACATTAGAGTACTAGATATCTTTGGTGTGAACAAATATCTGGGACCTTACGTCATGATGATTGGAAAGATG ATGATTGACATGCTGTACTTTGTGGTCATCATGCTTGTGGTTCTGATGAGCTTTGGAGTAGCCCGCCAGGCTATCCTGCACCCAGACGAGGAACCCTCCTGGAGACTGGCTCGCAACATCTTCTACATGCCCTACTGGATGATCTACGGAGAGGTGTTCGCTGACCAGATAGACC ctccttGTGGGGACAATCTTTACGATGATGATGGTAAACGCCTCCCTCCGTGCATCCCAGGGGCCTGGCTCACTCCTGCTATTATGGCCTGTTACCTTTTGGTGGCAAATATCCTGTTGGTAAACCTGCTAATTGCTGTCTTCAA CAATACCTTCTTTGAGGTAAAATCAATATCCAACCAAGTCTGGAAGTTCCAGCGATACCAGCTGATCATGACATTCCATGACAGACCTGTCCTGCCACCACCAATGATTATCTTCAGCCACATCTACATAATCATCAGGCGGATCTGCTGCCGCTGCAAGAAGGGTGATGGAGACCAGGACGAGCGTGACAGGGGACTGA AGTTATTTCTGAATGATGAAGAGCTAAAAAAACTGTATGAGTTTGAAGAGCAGTGTGTAGAAGAATACTTCCAGGAGAAAGAGGATGAGCAGCAGTCATCTAATGATGAACGCATCAGAGTTACCTCTGAAAG AGTTGAAAATATGTCAATGAGGCTGGAAGAAGTGAATGAAAGAGAACATTTTATGAAAGCTTCTCTCCAGACAGTCGACCTTCGGCTCTCTCAGCTGGAAGAGCTCTCTGGTCGGATGGTGAACGCTCTGGAGAAGCTGGCAGGCATCGACAAATCAGAGCTGACGTACACACGCTCGTGGGCGTCGTCAGAGTGTGATGCTGCTTATCTCCTGAGACAGAGCAGTGTGAACAGCTCTGATGGTTACAGCATGTCCAAATATCACATCAGTGGCGATGAGCTGACCTATGATGACAGCACCACACCTATGTCGCCAGCCATGCGTAAAAAAGCCCATTCTATTGGTACCAAAGAAGATGGAACAGACCCAAGGATGCTGGTTCCAGAACACCAAGCTGGACTCCATACCTCGAGTGCTAATGCAGTCACCACAGCAGATCACAGTAAATCTACATCAGAAATTGCACAGAATGTTTCCAGAACCCATTCTGGTTCAGGTGGTTTGGGGAGTGAAAAGAAGGGGGTTTTCAGTAGTGATGGAATGATTCCTCAAAGTGTAAACCAGATGAATGCTGTAACAAACAGTCAGTCAGTAGCAGGGTCAGATTTTCAGAACACTCAGTTAAAAGTAGAACGTACCAAGTTAGAAGCAACCATCTCTTATCCCTTGGACAAATCCAAAGCAATGCGCTATTTTCCTCCTGAAACTTTCAGTGCTTGTCAAACCACTATGATGAAGTCAAGGAGCTTTATATTTGCACAAGGTAGAAAGCTGGTTGGAGGAGTTAACAACTGGACCTCGGAGTATAGTACCATTATGGATCAGGTGTGCCCTTCTGCAGTTGAACAGTGGGCCACGGAGTGGAAATACGAAGTTGAGCAGCAGCTTTCTCAAGAGCGTCCTCCAGAATACCTCGGCTTGATCTCTGAAGCAGAAAGGCAAGCTGAGGAGAAGCAGACAGACACAGATGACGATAGTAACGTTGGTGAAGCAGGTATGAGTGCCTCTTACACCTCTATGCCTGCCACTGTCAAAGCCGAGAAGGAGAATTTGCTGTCAGTAAAGGCAGAAAGGACTTCTGGGTTCCCGTCAGTACGCTCCAAGAGTTTGCACAGCCATTCCCGGAAAGCCAAGTCTGTGAAGGACAAATTAAATAGACCAGGACATGCCAGCAGTGTAACTAATTTGGTGGTAGCATTTGGCAGCAcaacagaagaacagaaaactaGGCAAGAAAATGCATCTACAGAAACTGAATGTTAA
- the TRPM1 gene encoding transient receptor potential cation channel subfamily M member 1 isoform X9: MGQKAWIEKTFSKRECIYVIANNKDVTRCCCGQLINQHIPPPPSITANKNGEETKQVEAQPEKWSVSKHTQAYPTDAYGNLEFQGGGHSNKAMYIRVSYDTKPDSLLHLMVKDWQLELPKLLISVHGGLQNFEMQPKLKQVFGKGLIKAAMTTGAWIFTGGVSTGVIRHVGDALKDHSSKSRGRICAIGIAPWGIVENKEDLIGKDVTRVYQTMSNPLSKLSVLNSSHTHFILADNGTLGKYGAEVKLRRQLEKHISLQKINTRLGQGVPVVGLIVEGGPNVISIVLECLQEEPPLPVVICDGSGRASDILSFAHKYSEEGGIINESLRDQLLVTIQKTFNYNRNQAHQLFVILMECMKKKELITVFRMGSEGQHDIEMSILTALLKGTNASAPDQLSLALAWNRVDIARSQIFVFGHHWPPLGSLTAPDGTAPEKEKKSPVPQTKAGRGKGKGKKKGGKAKEEPEEEIDPRKLELLNWVNSLEQAMLDALVLDRVDFVKLLIENGVNMQHFLTIPRLEELYNTRLGPPNTLHLLVRDVKKQQSRGLSWVNLEGNLPPDYHISLIDIGLVLEYLMGGAYRCNYTRKSFRTLYNNLFGPKRPKALKLLGMEDDEPPTKGKKKKKKKEEEIDIDVDDPEVSRFQYPFHELMVWAVLMKRQKMALFLWQRGEESMAKALVACKLYKSMAHESSESELVDDISQDLDNNSKDFGQLAVELLDQSYKHDEQIAMKLLTYELKNWSNSTCLKLAVAAKHRDFIAHTCSQMLLTDMWMGRLRMRKNPGLKVIMGILFPPTILFLEYRSYDDYSYQTSKENEEGKEKEEENADANADTGSRKGDEENGKKKQQSLPIGTKIYEFYNAPIVKFWFYTISYLGYLMLFNYIILVRMERWPSVQEWIVISYIVTLALEKVREILMSEPGKLSQKVKVWLQEYWNITDLVAISVFIVGAILRLQNQPYMGYGRVIYCVDIIFWYIRVLDIFGVNKYLGPYVMMIGKMMIDMLYFVVIMLVVLMSFGVARQAILHPDEEPSWRLARNIFYMPYWMIYGEVFADQIDRKSRIHIYAMEINPPCGDNLYDDDGKRLPPCIPGAWLTPAIMACYLLVANILLVNLLIAVFNNTFFEVKSISNQVWKFQRYQLIMTFHDRPVLPPPMIIFSHIYIIIRRICCRCKKGDGDQDERDRGLKLFLNDEELKKLYEFEEQCVEEYFQEKEDEQQSSNDERIRVTSERVENMSMRLEEVNEREHFMKASLQTVDLRLSQLEELSGRMVNALEKLAGIDKSELTYTRSWASSECDAAYLLRQSSVNSSDGYSMSKYHISGDELTYDDSTTPMSPAMRKKAHSIGTKEDGTDPRMLVPEHQAGLHTSSANAVTTADHSKSTSEIAQNVSRTHSGSGGLGSEKKGVFSSDGMIPQSVNQMNAVTNSQSVAGSDFQNTQLKVERTKLEATISYPLDKSKAMRYFPPETFSACQTTMMKSRSFIFAQGRKLVGGVNNWTSEYSTIMDQVCPSAVEQWATEWKYEVEQQLSQERPPEYLGLISEAERQAEEKQTDTDDDSNVGEAGMSASYTSMPATVKAEKENLLSVKAERTSGFPSVRSKSLHSHSRKAKSVKDKLNRPGHASSVTNLVVAFGSTTEEQKTRQENASTETEC; encoded by the exons gGCCAGAAGGCTTGGATAGAGAAGACCTTTTCTAAAAGAGAATGCATCTATGTAATTGCCAACAACAAAGATGTTACCAG gtgctgctgtggccaGCTCATTAACCAACATATTCCACCTCCTCCAAGTATAACAGCTaataaaaatggagaagaaacaaagcaagtgGAAGCTCAGCCAGAGAAATGGTCTGTTAGTAAACACACCCAAGCATACCCAACTGATGCCTATGGAAACCTGGAATTCCAGGGAGGAGGACATTCAAATAAGGCCATG TACATCCGTGTATCATATGACACTAAACCAGATtctctgctgcatctcatgGTGAAAGACTGGCAACTGGAACTGCCCAAACTCTTAATCTCTGTCCATGGAGGCCTCCAGAACTTTGAAATGCAGCCTAAATTAAAGCAAGTGTTTGGAAAAGGTCTGATAAAGGCTGCCATGACCACAGGAGCTTGGATTTTCACTGGTGGTGTTAGTACAG GTGTCATTCGTCATGTGGGAGATGCCCTGAAAGATCATTCTTCCAAATCCAGAGGACGAATATGTGCCATAGGAATTGCACCGTGGGGCATTGTAGAAAACAAGGAAGATCTAATAGGAAAAGAT GTAACACGAGTTTACCAAACAATGTCAAACCCTCTAAGTAAGCTCTCCGTGCTCAACAGTTCCCACACCCACTTCATCCTGGCGGACAACGGCACATTAGGTAAATATGGAGCTGAAGTAAAGTTACGGCGTCAGttggaaaaacacatttccctCCAGAAAATTAACACAC GACTGGGGCAAGGTGTTCCTGTAGTTGGGCTCATAGTGGAAGGAGGTCCCAATGTGATCTCCATTGTCTTGGAGTGTCTGCAGGAAGAACCCCCTCTCCCAGTTGTGATCTGTGATGGCAGCGGGCGAGCATCTGACATTCTGTCATTTGCACACAAGTATTCAGAAGAAGGAGG GATAATAAATGAATCTCTTAGGGACCAGCTTCTAGTTACCATCCAGAAAACCTTTAACTACAACAGGAATCAAGCTCATCAGCTGTTCGTCATTCTTATGGagtgcatgaaaaaaaaagaactt ATCACCGTGTTCCGCATGGGCTCCGAAGGGCAGCACGACATTGAGATGTCCATCCTAACTGCTCTCCTCAAAG GTACCAATGCATCTGCTCCAGACCAACTCAGCCTGGCTTTGGCCTGGAATCGTGTAGACATTGCACGGAGCCAGATCTTTGTCTTTGGACACCACTGGCCA CCTTTAGGAAGCCTTACAGCTCCTGATGGTACAGCTCctgagaaggagaagaaatctCCAGTACCTCAGACTAAagcaggcagaggaaaaggaaaagggaagaaaaagggaggaaaagcaaaagaagaacCAGAAGAAGAAATAGACCCAAGAAAACTTGAACTCCTGAACTGG GTGAATTCCCTGGAGCAGGCTATGCTGGATGCACTGGTCCTCGATCGAGTGGACTTTGTGAAACTGCTTATTGAGAACGGAGTGAACATGCAGCACTTCCTGACTATTCCTCGCCTGGAGGAACTTTATAATACT aggCTGGGTCCGCCAAATACGCTGCATTTGCTAGTCAGAGATGTGAAAAAG CAGCAATCCCGGGGACTCAGTTGGGTTAACTTGGAG gGAAATCTTCCACCAGATTATCATATCAGCCTAATAGATATTGGTCTTGTCCTGGAATATCTCATGGGTGGAGCCTATCGCTGCAACTATACTCGGAAAAGTTTTCGGACTctttataataatttatttggaCCAAAGAGG CCAAAAGCTCTTAAACTACTGGGGATGGAG gaTGATGAGCCTCCCAccaaagggaagaagaaaaagaaaaaaaaggaggaagagattGATATTGATGTGGATGACCCAGAAGTCAGCCGCTTTCAGTACCCCTTTCATGAGCTGATGGTGTGGGCTGTGCTTATGAAACGGCAGAAGATGGCCCTCTTCCTTTGGCAGCGAGGGGAGGAATCCATGGCCAAGGCACTTGTGGCTTGTAAACTCTACAAGTCTATGGCCCATGAGTCTTCTGAGAGTGAGCTGGTGGATGACATCTCTCAGGATCTGGACAACAACTCAAA AGATTTTGGCCAGCTGGCTGTTGAACTCTTGGATCAGTCCTATAAACATGATGAGCAGATTGCCATGAAACTGCTGACCTATGAACTGAAAAACTGGAGTAATTCTACCTGCCTGAAGTTGGCTGTGGCAGCTAAACACAGGGACTTCATTGCTCACACCTGCAGCCAGATGCTCCTAACAGACATGTGGATGGGGCGACTGCGCATGCGGAAAAACCCCGGCCTGAAG GTTATAATGGGAAttctcttccctcccaccaTCCTTTTCCTAGAGTATCGGAGTTATGATGACTATTCCTACCAGACGtcaaaagaaaatgaggaaggcaaggaaaaggaggaggaaaatgcg GATGCAAATGCAGATACAGGCTCCCGAAAAGGGGATGaagagaatggaaagaaaaaacaacagagcCTTCCAATTGGAACAAAGATCTATGAGTTCTATAATGCACCTATCGTAAAATTTTGGTTCTACACA ATATCATACCTTGGTTACTTGATGTTATTTAATTACATCATCTTGGTGCGGATGGAACGGTGGCCATCAGTCCAGGAATGGATTGTCATCTCCTACATTGTGACATTGGCTTTGGAGAAAGTCAGAGAG atTCTGATGTCAGAGCCTGGCAAGTTGAGCCAAAAAGTCAAAGTTTGGCTCCAGGAATACTGGAATATTACTGACCTGGTGGCTATTTCAGTATTTATCGTAGGAGCGATTCTTCGCCTGCAGAACCAGCCTTACATGGGTTATGGAAGAGTGATTTACTGCGTAGATATCATTTTCTGGTACATTAGAGTACTAGATATCTTTGGTGTGAACAAATATCTGGGACCTTACGTCATGATGATTGGAAAGATG ATGATTGACATGCTGTACTTTGTGGTCATCATGCTTGTGGTTCTGATGAGCTTTGGAGTAGCCCGCCAGGCTATCCTGCACCCAGACGAGGAACCCTCCTGGAGACTGGCTCGCAACATCTTCTACATGCCCTACTGGATGATCTACGGAGAGGTGTTCGCTGACCAGATAGACCGTAAGAGTAGAATTCATA TCTATGCCATGGAAATCAATC ctccttGTGGGGACAATCTTTACGATGATGATGGTAAACGCCTCCCTCCGTGCATCCCAGGGGCCTGGCTCACTCCTGCTATTATGGCCTGTTACCTTTTGGTGGCAAATATCCTGTTGGTAAACCTGCTAATTGCTGTCTTCAA CAATACCTTCTTTGAGGTAAAATCAATATCCAACCAAGTCTGGAAGTTCCAGCGATACCAGCTGATCATGACATTCCATGACAGACCTGTCCTGCCACCACCAATGATTATCTTCAGCCACATCTACATAATCATCAGGCGGATCTGCTGCCGCTGCAAGAAGGGTGATGGAGACCAGGACGAGCGTGACAGGGGACTGA AGTTATTTCTGAATGATGAAGAGCTAAAAAAACTGTATGAGTTTGAAGAGCAGTGTGTAGAAGAATACTTCCAGGAGAAAGAGGATGAGCAGCAGTCATCTAATGATGAACGCATCAGAGTTACCTCTGAAAG AGTTGAAAATATGTCAATGAGGCTGGAAGAAGTGAATGAAAGAGAACATTTTATGAAAGCTTCTCTCCAGACAGTCGACCTTCGGCTCTCTCAGCTGGAAGAGCTCTCTGGTCGGATGGTGAACGCTCTGGAGAAGCTGGCAGGCATCGACAAATCAGAGCTGACGTACACACGCTCGTGGGCGTCGTCAGAGTGTGATGCTGCTTATCTCCTGAGACAGAGCAGTGTGAACAGCTCTGATGGTTACAGCATGTCCAAATATCACATCAGTGGCGATGAGCTGACCTATGATGACAGCACCACACCTATGTCGCCAGCCATGCGTAAAAAAGCCCATTCTATTGGTACCAAAGAAGATGGAACAGACCCAAGGATGCTGGTTCCAGAACACCAAGCTGGACTCCATACCTCGAGTGCTAATGCAGTCACCACAGCAGATCACAGTAAATCTACATCAGAAATTGCACAGAATGTTTCCAGAACCCATTCTGGTTCAGGTGGTTTGGGGAGTGAAAAGAAGGGGGTTTTCAGTAGTGATGGAATGATTCCTCAAAGTGTAAACCAGATGAATGCTGTAACAAACAGTCAGTCAGTAGCAGGGTCAGATTTTCAGAACACTCAGTTAAAAGTAGAACGTACCAAGTTAGAAGCAACCATCTCTTATCCCTTGGACAAATCCAAAGCAATGCGCTATTTTCCTCCTGAAACTTTCAGTGCTTGTCAAACCACTATGATGAAGTCAAGGAGCTTTATATTTGCACAAGGTAGAAAGCTGGTTGGAGGAGTTAACAACTGGACCTCGGAGTATAGTACCATTATGGATCAGGTGTGCCCTTCTGCAGTTGAACAGTGGGCCACGGAGTGGAAATACGAAGTTGAGCAGCAGCTTTCTCAAGAGCGTCCTCCAGAATACCTCGGCTTGATCTCTGAAGCAGAAAGGCAAGCTGAGGAGAAGCAGACAGACACAGATGACGATAGTAACGTTGGTGAAGCAGGTATGAGTGCCTCTTACACCTCTATGCCTGCCACTGTCAAAGCCGAGAAGGAGAATTTGCTGTCAGTAAAGGCAGAAAGGACTTCTGGGTTCCCGTCAGTACGCTCCAAGAGTTTGCACAGCCATTCCCGGAAAGCCAAGTCTGTGAAGGACAAATTAAATAGACCAGGACATGCCAGCAGTGTAACTAATTTGGTGGTAGCATTTGGCAGCAcaacagaagaacagaaaactaGGCAAGAAAATGCATCTACAGAAACTGAATGTTAA